From the Bacteroidales bacterium genome, the window TAAAGGATTATCTGGAAATTCTGATGTATGAAACTGTTTTCGCAGATAATGGTGAAGATGCTCTGAATTTGTTTAATTCACAGTATTTTGACCTTATTATCCTTGATGTGATGTTGCCCAAAAAAGACGGTTTTTCAATTGCAAAGGATATAAGAAAAACCAATAAAGAAATTCCGATTATTTTTCTAACGGCCAAAACACTGAAAGAAGACCGCATTAAAGGATTTCAGCTGGGATGTGATGATTACATTACTAAACCATTTAGTACCGAAGAGTTAAGCCTTCGTATCGAAGCTATTTTACGGCGTTCAAAGAAAAAACAATTATTTCCTCTGATTGACAACAAAGAAGTGTATGAACTCTCCAGCTTAAATTTCGACTATACCAATATGGTGCTTAAGTCTTCATCTGGCGAACAATACCTTACCCGTAAAGAAGCAGATTTGCTTAAACTATTATGTGTAAATAAAAACCGTCTTGTACACCGTGAAATTGCCCTGAAATCCATCTGGGGCGACAGCGATTATTTTACAGGGAGAAGCATGGATGTTTTTATTACCCGACTGAGAAAATATTTAAAAGATGAAGAAAACATCAGTATTACCAATGTTCATGGCACCGGATTTAAACTTGAAGTAAAAGAGTAAATATTTTTTTGCTATTTTTTCCATAGCCGTTTCTTAGACATTGTTTGCGGCAAAGTTGTATTTTTGGTGATTAAAAATATTTATTTATGGATATAACTAATGCCAAAAGCCGTAAAGGAAGTTATGTTTTTTCTTTGATAATAATAGGAATATTATTTTTTATTTTTGGTTTTGTAACATGGCTTAACGGAGCATTGATACCGTTTTTAAAAACTGCCTGTGAACTTAATGATATAACTGCATATTTTGTAACTTTTGCGTTCTACATTTCTTATTTTGTAATGGCGATTCCTTCTTCAAAAATACTTGAAAAAATAGGTTTCCGCAAGGGTATGGCAGTGGGGCTAGCTATAATGGCTGTAGGAGCCGTTATATTTATTCCGGCAGCATTTGCCAGGTCATATGCTCTTTTCCTAACAGGCTTGTTTGTTCTTGGTACCGGCCTGGCATTGCTGCAAACTGCCGTTAATCCATACATAACTATTCTTGGCCCCATTGAAAGCGCAGCCAAAAGAATCAGCATTATGGGAATTTGCAACAAATTTGCCGGAGTGCTGGCCCCAGTGTTGCTGGCCTCTATTCTGTTAAAAGATGCAGAAGCGATAAAACTGAATCTGGCAAATATGACAAACTTCACAGAAAAAGCCGCCGTTCTTGATGCCCTTGCCGAAAGAATGGTTCTGCCTTATTTGTTGATGGCTTCTTTTCTGGCAGCCCTTGCCGTGATGATTCGTTTTGCAAAACTTCCTGAAATAAACCCCGAAAAAAGCGATATAAACCAACCAGAAGGCTATAACAAAAAAAATGGTATTTTAAAATATCCGCATCTGTTTTTGGGAGTAATTGCATTGTTTTTTTATGTGGGTGTAGAAGTTATTGCCGGGGATACTATCATACGATATGGCGAATCGTTAGGTGTGGCAATGAGCTCAGCAAAGTACTTTACTTCTTTAGTTTTAATATTTATGGTTATCGGCTATTTTTTTGGTGTACTCTTAATTCCCCGAGTAATCTCTCAAAAAAATGCTTTGGCTGTTTGTGCTGTGCTGGGCATAGTATTATCTCTTGCTGCAATCTATGTGTCTTCTTTCCGTATGTTCTCTATCCCATTTGTTGATTTGCTGACTTTTGAAATTATCCGAATACAGATTCCTTATACCGTTTTATTTGTTGCTATGCTTGGCCTTGCCAATTCTTTGGTATGGCCGGCTATATGGCCACTGGCACTTGACGGAATTGGCAATTATACAAAAATAGGGTCGGCATTTCTGATTATGGCAATAGCCGGTGGTGCGACTTTGCCTCTGGTTTACGGATGGTTAGCGCACCTATTTAACAGCACCCAACAGGCATATTGGATAACCGTGCCTTGTTATATCATTATCTTTTATTATGCAGTTGCCGGGCATAAAGTAAAATCAAGAAAAATTATTTAATTTTTAGAATTTATGAGCATACTGGTTTTTATTGCGTTGTTTTTCCCCGTATTATTAAGCGGTTTGTCTGTATTTTTATTTAGAACAGGTGAAAAAACAATGAAATTAATTCTTGCCTTTGGGGGAGGATTTTTGTTTTCTCTGACCTTCATTGAACTAATACCCGAAATATATTCCCGCGATGCTCATTATATGGGTTTCTTTGTTTTATTAGGTTTTTTTATACAACTATTATTGGATTTTATAACCAAAGGAGTTGAACATGGGCATCACAGCCAGCATGAAAATCTCGACCAGCCCTGCAGAAAAAAGAAAGAACCCATGGTTTTTTTAGGTTTGATGATAGGAATATGTATTCATTCATTTCTCGAAGGTATGCCGCTTTCCACAAATTTTCACAACGAAGAACTTCAGGGCAAACTTCTTACAGGTATTGTTATTCATAATATTCCGATATCAATAGTACTTGCCAGCTTGTTATTACATACAGGAATGCGAAAAGCGACAACCATACTTCTGTTATTGATTTTTGCATTTTCGTCTCCTCTGGGTACCATTACAAGTTTTTTTCTCGGAGAAAATATTATTGAGGATATGTCAAAATTTTTCAGTATCATACTTGCCATAGTGGTAGGCATTTTTCTTCACATCTCAACAACAATTTTATTTGAATCAGACGGAAATCATAAGTTTAATTTCAGCAAAATTTTTGTCATCCTCTTGGGGTTTTCTGCTACAATTCTGTTAGCATTACTAATTCACTAAAACTTATTTTTGAGGTACTTGGATTTGTTGTTAAAACAATTTTAAGAGCAGGCGTTGATTTTTAATTTCAAGCATTAATTAGTCTCATATTCTTCTTTTTTCGCTTCATTCCAAAAGACATCCATTTCGGCTAAGGATAAATCCTGAATTTTTCGGCCGTTTTCTTTTGCTTTTTGTTCGATATAAGTAAAGCGTTTTATAAATTTTTTATTAGTCCGTTCAAGAGCGTCTTCAGGATTTATTTGAATGAACCTGCCATAATTCACCAGGGCAAACAGCAAATCGCCGAATTCATTTTCGATTTTATTTTTGTTGATATTTTCCTGATTGTCGGTTTCCTTTTTTAATTCACTCAACTCTTCAAGCACCTTTTCATAAACCTGTGAAGTATTTTTCCAGTCGAAACCCACTCCACTTACCTTTTCCTGTATCCTGTATGCTTTCACAACTGCAGGCAACGAAACCGGCACTCCGGCTAATACTGATTTTTCCCCTGTTTTTAGTTTGATTTTTTCCCAGTTGCTTTTAACTTCTTCAGCTCCGGTAACTTTTACATCTCCAAAAATGTGAGGATGCCTTACCACAAGTTTTTCGCAGATACCATTCAGAACATCTGTTATGTTAAAAACCTTGTTTTC encodes:
- a CDS encoding ZIP family metal transporter, which encodes MKLILAFGGGFLFSLTFIELIPEIYSRDAHYMGFFVLLGFFIQLLLDFITKGVEHGHHSQHENLDQPCRKKKEPMVFLGLMIGICIHSFLEGMPLSTNFHNEELQGKLLTGIVIHNIPISIVLASLLLHTGMRKATTILLLLIFAFSSPLGTITSFFLGENIIEDMSKFFSIILAIVVGIFLHISTTILFESDGNHKFNFSKIFVILLGFSATILLALLIH
- a CDS encoding response regulator transcription factor, whose product is MNTTSHKSNKTKILLVEDDPNLSLVLKDYLEILMYETVFADNGEDALNLFNSQYFDLIILDVMLPKKDGFSIAKDIRKTNKEIPIIFLTAKTLKEDRIKGFQLGCDDYITKPFSTEELSLRIEAILRRSKKKQLFPLIDNKEVYELSSLNFDYTNMVLKSSSGEQYLTRKEADLLKLLCVNKNRLVHREIALKSIWGDSDYFTGRSMDVFITRLRKYLKDEENISITNVHGTGFKLEVKE
- a CDS encoding sugar MFS transporter, which translates into the protein MDITNAKSRKGSYVFSLIIIGILFFIFGFVTWLNGALIPFLKTACELNDITAYFVTFAFYISYFVMAIPSSKILEKIGFRKGMAVGLAIMAVGAVIFIPAAFARSYALFLTGLFVLGTGLALLQTAVNPYITILGPIESAAKRISIMGICNKFAGVLAPVLLASILLKDAEAIKLNLANMTNFTEKAAVLDALAERMVLPYLLMASFLAALAVMIRFAKLPEINPEKSDINQPEGYNKKNGILKYPHLFLGVIALFFYVGVEVIAGDTIIRYGESLGVAMSSAKYFTSLVLIFMVIGYFFGVLLIPRVISQKNALAVCAVLGIVLSLAAIYVSSFRMFSIPFVDLLTFEIIRIQIPYTVLFVAMLGLANSLVWPAIWPLALDGIGNYTKIGSAFLIMAIAGGATLPLVYGWLAHLFNSTQQAYWITVPCYIIIFYYAVAGHKVKSRKII
- the mazG gene encoding nucleoside triphosphate pyrophosphohydrolase, producing MREESIAFEKLLDIMDKLRANCPWDKAQTIETLRYLTIEETYELSDAIIEKDMQSICKELGDLMLHLVFYAKIASENKVFNITDVLNGICEKLVVRHPHIFGDVKVTGAEEVKSNWEKIKLKTGEKSVLAGVPVSLPAVVKAYRIQEKVSGVGFDWKNTSQVYEKVLEELSELKKETDNQENINKNKIENEFGDLLFALVNYGRFIQINPEDALERTNKKFIKRFTYIEQKAKENGRKIQDLSLAEMDVFWNEAKKEEYETN